Below is a window of Staphylococcus succinus DNA.
TGTTACTGTCTTTGGAACCTACTATATGCTTTTAGTTGTAATTAACATATGAAAATTTTTTAGTCATTAAAGAAAGCGTTATCAAGTGTGGAGTATCTTTAAATTAGAAGTGTCTTCTATCTTGAATTTGGAAGGGGAGAACAATTATGTTTGAAACAATTTGGCCATTAATTACGGTCGTAATCGGAATCATTGTACTATTATCACTTATTATTTTCTTGAAATTAAATACTTTTATTTCTTTAATTATCACATCAATCGTAACAGCAATATTACTCGGTATGCCTTTAGATAAAATCATTGACACAATCGAAGAAGGTATGGGAAGTACACTTGGACATATTGCGTTAATATTTGGTTTGGGCGCTATTCTTGGTAAATTACTTGCAGATGGCGGTGGTGCTACGCGAATAGCTGATACCCTTATTAAAAAGTTTGGACACAAACATGTACAATGGGCAATGCTTATTGCGGCGTTTATCGTCGGTATAGCTTTATTCTTTGAAGTTGGTTTAGTATTGTTGATACCTTTAGTATTTACGATTGCTAAACGTGCAAATGTATCACAATTGAAATTAGGCTTACCGATGGTTGTAGCATTGTCGGTAACTCATGGATTTCTGCCTCCACACCCAGGACCAGTAGTTATTGCAAAAGAATTACAAGCAAACCTTGGTCATGTATTACTATACGGTATTATTATTGCAATTCCAGTGACGATTATTGCTGGACCAATTTTCAATAAAATAGCACAAAAAATTGCACCAACAGCTTATAATCGTCAAGGTGATATTTCAGCTCTAGGTGCACAAAGAGAGTTCTCTGAAGAAGAAATGCCAGGATTTGGAGTTAGTTTAATAACAGCAATTTCACCAGTTATTTTAATGCTGTTATCAACAATTGTACAATTAATTACTGGTCATGAAGAAGCTAAAAATGGCTTCGAATCAGTTGTTTACTTTATTGGTACTGCAGGTACAGC
It encodes the following:
- a CDS encoding gluconate:H+ symporter; translation: MFETIWPLITVVIGIIVLLSLIIFLKLNTFISLIITSIVTAILLGMPLDKIIDTIEEGMGSTLGHIALIFGLGAILGKLLADGGGATRIADTLIKKFGHKHVQWAMLIAAFIVGIALFFEVGLVLLIPLVFTIAKRANVSQLKLGLPMVVALSVTHGFLPPHPGPVVIAKELQANLGHVLLYGIIIAIPVTIIAGPIFNKIAQKIAPTAYNRQGDISALGAQREFSEEEMPGFGVSLITAISPVILMLLSTIVQLITGHEEAKNGFESVVYFIGTAGTAMLIAVLLAIFTMGIKQGRKNADIMDSVSNAIYPIGMMILIIGGGGTFKQVLIDGGVGDTIAKMFEGTEMSPILLAWIVAAVLRIALGSSTVAAISSTGIVLPLLQASDVNVSLVVLAIGAGSVILSHVNDAGFWMFKEYFGLTVKETFLTWSLLETIISVSGLVFILILSIFV